One Paroedura picta isolate Pp20150507F chromosome 3, Ppicta_v3.0, whole genome shotgun sequence genomic window carries:
- the ITIH6 gene encoding inter-alpha-trypsin inhibitor heavy chain H6 isoform X2 codes for MPAMGRLLRYSACLFLFLAPLSAVGRPTHAPSQERFRRQAKAPKTELTISSFLVRSAIVSHYASTRVWTLMSNPHAEAKEAIFDLDLPSSAFISNFTITVNEKTYVAEVKEKHQAKKMYNEALLQGKTAAHVGTKDRETAKFRVSANVEAGGKVAFELTYEELLQRHLGRYQHAISIRPQQVVRNLSVEISISERTGIDYVTVLPLRTSRLLTNTLRGDSKAPPSTRVEKGSHCAWIVFAPTPQEQTAYSNAGIVADFVVQYDVAMPDVAGDVQIYNGYFVHYFAPRGLPPIQKDVVFVIDVSGSMYGTKMKQTKKAMQVILSDLHQEDYFNIITFSDAVNVWKLGQSLQATAQNIRKAKDYINKMEADGWTDINAALLAAAAVFNRSATSTGKAIREQRIPLIIFLTDGEPTSGVTSGSRILANAQQALRGTISLFGLAFGDDADYGLMRRLSLENRGVARRIYEDADATLQLKGFYDEIASPLLYDVELAYLDGVAQDLTRSLFPNYFQGSELVVAGRVKSGVSELRVRTTGNGHEGPLNLENDISANVTEAAPFGCLGDAGQIGHFVQRLWAYFTIQDLLQARFRANDTAARRLLTEKATNLSLKYNFVTPVTSLIVVRPEEKREKGRPAKATAPPGVTRPPKAAPASRTTGSPQHSKVAKTPLGVTPAIVTKSVKSTLRPGAVPVTATGITKPVRPTSFPVAAAATTTIPSSPTSPLPTATRAKTIKFPPVPGATAPSPTPAVIRGSAKPPRANPSIRATKGPVKNLKPIPTRPGRLRITVQPHSAQETRGTSMTKVLGGASSTIIDVPMTVDPLSNMKVLGNHSSSGGQHEATPLPATKRQPHAHWQGGDTRMENIPRNKTMAKGGTGAEGGTERPPQNRTDPWGAVPTATSPPALGTELSSRAPNATSAGNISLFLLPGESELLTNTGLDVEFVESLNPPAVYSFVTAEQQPDFLEEREGDSDQLIDASGGPFMFSSWVDGDPHFVIRLPRSLGNLCFTLDGNPGDVLNLVSDPQAGLEVKGHLMGAPLRPGHEERPRTYLDAISMGVDHPRAAYVVKVTRKGVTLHGEDTLVVPFTQRAVIRRSTLVISVWPEANVTVWIGQGVEFVILLHRYSHPTALQLDHLGFYVINGTGLSASAHGLLGQFQNGDFRFSPDPAQGAKDAWFRWAARKVPVAEVTKVLKDSSQRAHETPCWLVKRKDVEGLLGAPYSSFLATHMPEM; via the exons ATGCCAGCTATGGGTCGGCTCCTGAGATATTCCGCCTGCCTCTTCTTGTTCCTGGCTCCTCTAAGCGCCGTGGGGCGCCCCACACATGCACCTTCCCAGGAG AGGTTTAGGCGACAAGCCAAAGCCCCCAAAACAGAG CTCACCATTTCCAGCTTCTTGGTGCGCTCAGCAATCGTGTCCCATTACGCTTCCACCCGGGTGTGGACGCTCATGAGCAACCCTCACGCCGAGGCCAAGGAAGCCATCTTTGACCTGGACCTGCCGAGTTCCGCGTTCATCTCCAACTTCACCAT aACTGTTAACGAGAAGACCTACGTGGCCGAGGTCAAGGAGAAGCACCAGGCAAAGAAGATGTACAACGAAGCCCTCCTGCAGGGCAAGACAGCGGCCCACGTCGGCACCAA GGACCGCGAGACCGCGAAGTTCAGGGTGTCGGCCAACGTGGAAGCCGGAGGGAAGGTGGCCTTTGAGTTGACCTACGAGGAACTTCTGCAGCGTCACCTGGGCAGGTACCAGCACGCCATCAGCATCCGGCCCCAACAGGTGGTCAGGAACCTCAGCGTGGAAATCAGCATATCCGAGCGCACCGGAATTGACTACGTGACCGTCTTGCCCCTCCGCACGAGCCGGCTGCTGACCAACACCCTCCGAG GGGACTCCAAGGCGCCTCCGTCCACCCGCGTGGAGAAAGGATCGCACTGCGCTTGGATAGTCTTCGCCCCGACGCCCCAGGAGCAGACCGCCTACTCCAACGCGGGAATCGTGGCAGATTTCGTAGTTCAGTATGATGTGGCCATGCCAGACGTTGCAGGTGACGTACAG ATCTACAATGGCTACTTCGTGCACTACTTTGCCCCGAGGGGGCTGCCCCCCATCCAGAAGGACGTGGTGTTTGTGATCGACGTCAGCGGCTCTATGTACGGCACAAAAATGAAACAG ACCAAGAAGGCCATGCAGGTGATACTGAGCGACCTACACCAAGAAGACTATTTCAACATCATCACTTTCTCCGACGCAGTGAATGTCTGGAAGCTCGGCCAGTCCCTCCAAGCCACTGCACAGAATATCCGGAAGGCCAAGGACTACATCAACAAGATGGAAGCAGATGGCT GGACAGATATCAACGCGGCTCTGCTCGCGGCTGCCGCTGTCTTCAACCGGAGCGCCACCTCGACCGGGAAGGCGATTAGGGAGCAGAGAATCCCCCTGATCATTTTCCTGACAGACGGAGAGCCCACCTCCGGCGTGACGTCCGGCAGCCGCATCCTCGCCAACGCCCAGCAGGCCTTGAGGGGCACCATCTCTCTCTTCGGCCTGGCCTTCGGCGACGACGCAGACTACGGACTGATGAGGCGCCTGTCGCTGGAGAACAGAGGTGTGGCCCGGCGTATCTACGAGGATGCCGACGCCACCTTGCAGCTGAAGGGCTTCTACGACGAGATCGCCAGCCCTTTGCTGTACGACGTGGAGCTGGCCTACCTCGACGGGGTAGCGCAAGACCTCACCCGGAGCCTCTTCCCCAACTATTTCCAGGGCTCGGAGCTGGTCGTGGCCGGGCGGGTGAAATCCGGGGTGTCAGAACTGCGGGTACGCACCACAGGGAACGGCCACGAGGGCCCCCTGAACTTGGAAAACGACATTTCGGCCAACGTCACGGAAGCTGCCCCCTTTGGCTGCCTCGGGGACGCCGGTCAGATCGGCCACTTCGTGCAAAGGCTCTGGGCCTACTTCACCATCCAGGACCTTCTTCAGGCTCGTTTTCGCGCCAACGACACGGCGGCCCGGCGCCTGCTGACCGAGAAGGCCACCAACCTGTCTCTCAAGTACAACTTTGTCACGCCGGTCACCTCGCTGATCGTGGTGAGGccggaagagaagagagagaaggggcGACCGGCCAAAGCCACCGCCCCTCCTGGCGTGACCAGACCACCGAAAGCTGCACCAGCGTCAAGAACAACTGGATCGCCGCAGCACTCCAAAGTGGCTAAAACCCCTCTTGGCGTGACCCCTGCCATTGTCACAAAATCCGTCAAAAGCACATTGCGGCCCGGAGCCGTTCCCGTGACAGCAACGGGGATCACCAAACCAGTCCGGCCCACCTCTTTTCCAGTCGCTGCCGCCGCGACCACCACCATCCCCAGCAGCCCCACGTCCCCACTACCGACTGCCACCCGCGCCAAAACCATTAAATTCCCCCCAGTTCCAGGGGCTACGGCCCCCTCTCCAACTCCCGCTGTAATCCGGGGCTCTGCCAAGCCACCTAGAGCTAACCCTTCCATCCGGGCCACTAAGGGACCCGTCAAAAACCTCAAACCCATTCCGACCCGACCTGGTAGGCTGAGGATAACAGTTCAGCCCCACTCGGCTCAGGAGACGAGAGGAACGTCCATGACCAAAGTCCTGGGAGGAGCCAGCAGCACGATCATCGACGTACCGATGACCGTGGACCCGCTCAGCAACATGAAGGTTCTTGGGAACCATTCCAGCAGCGGAGGGCAGCACGAGGCCACGCCGCTGCCAGCCACCAAACGCCAGCCACACGCACACTGGCAGGGGGGTGACACCAGGATGGAGAACATCCCTCGGAATAAGACGATGGCCAAGGGCGGGACCGGGGCGGAAGGGGGCACCGAGAGGCCTCCGCAGAACAGAACTGATCCGTGGGGCGCAGTTCCCACGGCTACATCGCCGCCCGCCCTGGGAACAGaattatccagcagggctcctaaCGCGACCTCTGCCGGAAACATCAGCCTCTTCCTCTTACCTGGCGAGTCGGAACTGCTCACGAACACCGGCCTGGACGTGGAATTCGTGGAGTCGCTGAACCCCCCTGCGGTGTATAGTTTTGTGACGGCGGAGCAGCAGCCAG atttcttaGAAGAGCGGGAGGGCGATTCAG ACCAACTGATTGATGCCTCTGGTGGCCCCTTCATGTTCTCCTCTTGGG TGGATGGAGACCCCCACTTTGTGATACGGTTACCGCGGTCACTTGGGAACCTGTGCTTTACCCTGGACGGGAACCCAGGAGATGTGTTGAACTTGGTGAGCGACCCGCAGGCAG GGCTGGAGGTCAAAGGCCACTTAATGGGAGCCCCCCTCAGGCCGGGCCACGAAGAACGTCCCCGCACCTACCTCGATGCCATTAGCATGGGGGTAGACCATCCCCGGGCCGCCTACGTGGTCAAGGTGACGCGGAAGGGGGTGACGCTACACGGGGAAGATACGCTGGTGGTGCCTTTCACCCAGCGGGCTGTCATCCGGAGGTCAACGCTGGTGATTTCCGTCTGGCCCGAGGCCAACGTCACCGTCTGGATCGGGCAGGGGGTGGAGTTCGTCATCTTGCTCCATCGCTACAGCCACCCCACGGCCCTGCAGCTGGACCACCTGGGCTTCTACGTGATCAATGGGACAGGGCTCTCTGCTTCAGCGCATGGCCTGCTAG GCCAGTTCCAGAACGGAGACTTCCGGTTTTCCCCAGATCCTGCTCAGGGAGCCAAAGACGCCTGGTTCCGGTGGGCCGCCCGCAAGGTGCCGGTGGCGGAAGTCACCAAGGTGCTCAAGGATTCTTCTCAAAGGGCTCACGAGACCCCCTGCTGGCTGGTGAAGCGGAAGGACGTGGAGGGGCTTTTGGGG
- the ITIH6 gene encoding inter-alpha-trypsin inhibitor heavy chain H6 isoform X1 — translation MPAMGRLLRYSACLFLFLAPLSAVGRPTHAPSQERFRRQAKAPKTELTISSFLVRSAIVSHYASTRVWTLMSNPHAEAKEAIFDLDLPSSAFISNFTITVNEKTYVAEVKEKHQAKKMYNEALLQGKTAAHVGTKDRETAKFRVSANVEAGGKVAFELTYEELLQRHLGRYQHAISIRPQQVVRNLSVEISISERTGIDYVTVLPLRTSRLLTNTLRGDSKAPPSTRVEKGSHCAWIVFAPTPQEQTAYSNAGIVADFVVQYDVAMPDVAGDVQIYNGYFVHYFAPRGLPPIQKDVVFVIDVSGSMYGTKMKQTKKAMQVILSDLHQEDYFNIITFSDAVNVWKLGQSLQATAQNIRKAKDYINKMEADGWTDINAALLAAAAVFNRSATSTGKAIREQRIPLIIFLTDGEPTSGVTSGSRILANAQQALRGTISLFGLAFGDDADYGLMRRLSLENRGVARRIYEDADATLQLKGFYDEIASPLLYDVELAYLDGVAQDLTRSLFPNYFQGSELVVAGRVKSGVSELRVRTTGNGHEGPLNLENDISANVTEAAPFGCLGDAGQIGHFVQRLWAYFTIQDLLQARFRANDTAARRLLTEKATNLSLKYNFVTPVTSLIVVRPEEKREKGRPAKATAPPGVTRPPKAAPASRTTGSPQHSKVAKTPLGVTPAIVTKSVKSTLRPGAVPVTATGITKPVRPTSFPVAAAATTTIPSSPTSPLPTATRAKTIKFPPVPGATAPSPTPAVIRGSAKPPRANPSIRATKGPVKNLKPIPTRPGRLRITVQPHSAQETRGTSMTKVLGGASSTIIDVPMTVDPLSNMKVLGNHSSSGGQHEATPLPATKRQPHAHWQGGDTRMENIPRNKTMAKGGTGAEGGTERPPQNRTDPWGAVPTATSPPALGTELSSRAPNATSAGNISLFLLPGESELLTNTGLDVEFVESLNPPAVYSFVTAEQQPVSMDYEDYTDFLEEREGDSDQLIDASGGPFMFSSWVDGDPHFVIRLPRSLGNLCFTLDGNPGDVLNLVSDPQAGLEVKGHLMGAPLRPGHEERPRTYLDAISMGVDHPRAAYVVKVTRKGVTLHGEDTLVVPFTQRAVIRRSTLVISVWPEANVTVWIGQGVEFVILLHRYSHPTALQLDHLGFYVINGTGLSASAHGLLGQFQNGDFRFSPDPAQGAKDAWFRWAARKVPVAEVTKVLKDSSQRAHETPCWLVKRKDVEGLLGAPYSSFLATHMPEM, via the exons ATGCCAGCTATGGGTCGGCTCCTGAGATATTCCGCCTGCCTCTTCTTGTTCCTGGCTCCTCTAAGCGCCGTGGGGCGCCCCACACATGCACCTTCCCAGGAG AGGTTTAGGCGACAAGCCAAAGCCCCCAAAACAGAG CTCACCATTTCCAGCTTCTTGGTGCGCTCAGCAATCGTGTCCCATTACGCTTCCACCCGGGTGTGGACGCTCATGAGCAACCCTCACGCCGAGGCCAAGGAAGCCATCTTTGACCTGGACCTGCCGAGTTCCGCGTTCATCTCCAACTTCACCAT aACTGTTAACGAGAAGACCTACGTGGCCGAGGTCAAGGAGAAGCACCAGGCAAAGAAGATGTACAACGAAGCCCTCCTGCAGGGCAAGACAGCGGCCCACGTCGGCACCAA GGACCGCGAGACCGCGAAGTTCAGGGTGTCGGCCAACGTGGAAGCCGGAGGGAAGGTGGCCTTTGAGTTGACCTACGAGGAACTTCTGCAGCGTCACCTGGGCAGGTACCAGCACGCCATCAGCATCCGGCCCCAACAGGTGGTCAGGAACCTCAGCGTGGAAATCAGCATATCCGAGCGCACCGGAATTGACTACGTGACCGTCTTGCCCCTCCGCACGAGCCGGCTGCTGACCAACACCCTCCGAG GGGACTCCAAGGCGCCTCCGTCCACCCGCGTGGAGAAAGGATCGCACTGCGCTTGGATAGTCTTCGCCCCGACGCCCCAGGAGCAGACCGCCTACTCCAACGCGGGAATCGTGGCAGATTTCGTAGTTCAGTATGATGTGGCCATGCCAGACGTTGCAGGTGACGTACAG ATCTACAATGGCTACTTCGTGCACTACTTTGCCCCGAGGGGGCTGCCCCCCATCCAGAAGGACGTGGTGTTTGTGATCGACGTCAGCGGCTCTATGTACGGCACAAAAATGAAACAG ACCAAGAAGGCCATGCAGGTGATACTGAGCGACCTACACCAAGAAGACTATTTCAACATCATCACTTTCTCCGACGCAGTGAATGTCTGGAAGCTCGGCCAGTCCCTCCAAGCCACTGCACAGAATATCCGGAAGGCCAAGGACTACATCAACAAGATGGAAGCAGATGGCT GGACAGATATCAACGCGGCTCTGCTCGCGGCTGCCGCTGTCTTCAACCGGAGCGCCACCTCGACCGGGAAGGCGATTAGGGAGCAGAGAATCCCCCTGATCATTTTCCTGACAGACGGAGAGCCCACCTCCGGCGTGACGTCCGGCAGCCGCATCCTCGCCAACGCCCAGCAGGCCTTGAGGGGCACCATCTCTCTCTTCGGCCTGGCCTTCGGCGACGACGCAGACTACGGACTGATGAGGCGCCTGTCGCTGGAGAACAGAGGTGTGGCCCGGCGTATCTACGAGGATGCCGACGCCACCTTGCAGCTGAAGGGCTTCTACGACGAGATCGCCAGCCCTTTGCTGTACGACGTGGAGCTGGCCTACCTCGACGGGGTAGCGCAAGACCTCACCCGGAGCCTCTTCCCCAACTATTTCCAGGGCTCGGAGCTGGTCGTGGCCGGGCGGGTGAAATCCGGGGTGTCAGAACTGCGGGTACGCACCACAGGGAACGGCCACGAGGGCCCCCTGAACTTGGAAAACGACATTTCGGCCAACGTCACGGAAGCTGCCCCCTTTGGCTGCCTCGGGGACGCCGGTCAGATCGGCCACTTCGTGCAAAGGCTCTGGGCCTACTTCACCATCCAGGACCTTCTTCAGGCTCGTTTTCGCGCCAACGACACGGCGGCCCGGCGCCTGCTGACCGAGAAGGCCACCAACCTGTCTCTCAAGTACAACTTTGTCACGCCGGTCACCTCGCTGATCGTGGTGAGGccggaagagaagagagagaaggggcGACCGGCCAAAGCCACCGCCCCTCCTGGCGTGACCAGACCACCGAAAGCTGCACCAGCGTCAAGAACAACTGGATCGCCGCAGCACTCCAAAGTGGCTAAAACCCCTCTTGGCGTGACCCCTGCCATTGTCACAAAATCCGTCAAAAGCACATTGCGGCCCGGAGCCGTTCCCGTGACAGCAACGGGGATCACCAAACCAGTCCGGCCCACCTCTTTTCCAGTCGCTGCCGCCGCGACCACCACCATCCCCAGCAGCCCCACGTCCCCACTACCGACTGCCACCCGCGCCAAAACCATTAAATTCCCCCCAGTTCCAGGGGCTACGGCCCCCTCTCCAACTCCCGCTGTAATCCGGGGCTCTGCCAAGCCACCTAGAGCTAACCCTTCCATCCGGGCCACTAAGGGACCCGTCAAAAACCTCAAACCCATTCCGACCCGACCTGGTAGGCTGAGGATAACAGTTCAGCCCCACTCGGCTCAGGAGACGAGAGGAACGTCCATGACCAAAGTCCTGGGAGGAGCCAGCAGCACGATCATCGACGTACCGATGACCGTGGACCCGCTCAGCAACATGAAGGTTCTTGGGAACCATTCCAGCAGCGGAGGGCAGCACGAGGCCACGCCGCTGCCAGCCACCAAACGCCAGCCACACGCACACTGGCAGGGGGGTGACACCAGGATGGAGAACATCCCTCGGAATAAGACGATGGCCAAGGGCGGGACCGGGGCGGAAGGGGGCACCGAGAGGCCTCCGCAGAACAGAACTGATCCGTGGGGCGCAGTTCCCACGGCTACATCGCCGCCCGCCCTGGGAACAGaattatccagcagggctcctaaCGCGACCTCTGCCGGAAACATCAGCCTCTTCCTCTTACCTGGCGAGTCGGAACTGCTCACGAACACCGGCCTGGACGTGGAATTCGTGGAGTCGCTGAACCCCCCTGCGGTGTATAGTTTTGTGACGGCGGAGCAGCAGCCAG TTAGCATGGATTATGAAGACTATACAG atttcttaGAAGAGCGGGAGGGCGATTCAG ACCAACTGATTGATGCCTCTGGTGGCCCCTTCATGTTCTCCTCTTGGG TGGATGGAGACCCCCACTTTGTGATACGGTTACCGCGGTCACTTGGGAACCTGTGCTTTACCCTGGACGGGAACCCAGGAGATGTGTTGAACTTGGTGAGCGACCCGCAGGCAG GGCTGGAGGTCAAAGGCCACTTAATGGGAGCCCCCCTCAGGCCGGGCCACGAAGAACGTCCCCGCACCTACCTCGATGCCATTAGCATGGGGGTAGACCATCCCCGGGCCGCCTACGTGGTCAAGGTGACGCGGAAGGGGGTGACGCTACACGGGGAAGATACGCTGGTGGTGCCTTTCACCCAGCGGGCTGTCATCCGGAGGTCAACGCTGGTGATTTCCGTCTGGCCCGAGGCCAACGTCACCGTCTGGATCGGGCAGGGGGTGGAGTTCGTCATCTTGCTCCATCGCTACAGCCACCCCACGGCCCTGCAGCTGGACCACCTGGGCTTCTACGTGATCAATGGGACAGGGCTCTCTGCTTCAGCGCATGGCCTGCTAG GCCAGTTCCAGAACGGAGACTTCCGGTTTTCCCCAGATCCTGCTCAGGGAGCCAAAGACGCCTGGTTCCGGTGGGCCGCCCGCAAGGTGCCGGTGGCGGAAGTCACCAAGGTGCTCAAGGATTCTTCTCAAAGGGCTCACGAGACCCCCTGCTGGCTGGTGAAGCGGAAGGACGTGGAGGGGCTTTTGGGG